The Calditrichota bacterium genome has a segment encoding these proteins:
- a CDS encoding CpaF family protein — protein sequence MPRKASANEREKAYQELKTRIHRKLIDKLDLSQIGAIPEQQLRAEVRRIVEELLDSEADELPVAGVNRERLLAEIQHETFGLGPLEPLLADPTVSDILVNGHKQVYVERFGKLERTDTVFKDDDHLLHIIDRIVSQVGRRVDESSPMVDARLPDGSRVNAVIPPLAIDGPALSIRKFGVRKFTMEDLIEIGSLTRDMAFLMQGAVRARLNILISGGTGSGKTTFLNVLSSFIPGHERIVTIEDAAELQLNQEHVVRLETRPPNVEGKGAVSQRELLINALRMRPDRIIVGECRGAEAFDMLQAMNTGHDGSMTTLHANSPRDAMRRLESMVLMATANLPERAIREYMASAIDLVVQIS from the coding sequence ATGCCCAGGAAGGCCAGTGCCAACGAGCGCGAAAAAGCCTATCAAGAGCTAAAGACCCGTATCCACCGCAAGCTCATCGACAAGCTGGACCTCTCGCAGATTGGGGCCATTCCTGAGCAACAGCTACGCGCCGAGGTGCGGAGGATCGTCGAGGAACTGTTGGACTCCGAGGCCGATGAACTGCCGGTGGCCGGGGTGAATCGGGAACGACTGTTGGCCGAAATCCAGCACGAGACGTTCGGCCTGGGGCCACTCGAACCGCTGTTGGCCGATCCGACAGTCTCCGACATCTTGGTGAACGGCCACAAACAGGTGTACGTGGAGCGATTTGGCAAGTTAGAGCGGACCGACACGGTGTTCAAGGATGACGACCACCTCCTGCACATCATTGACCGCATCGTGTCGCAGGTGGGACGACGCGTGGATGAGTCCAGCCCAATGGTGGACGCCCGTTTGCCGGACGGCTCGCGCGTCAACGCTGTCATCCCACCCCTGGCCATCGACGGGCCGGCGCTATCCATCCGCAAATTCGGCGTGCGCAAGTTCACCATGGAAGACCTCATCGAGATCGGCTCTTTGACGCGCGACATGGCGTTCCTCATGCAAGGAGCAGTGCGCGCCCGGCTCAACATCCTGATCTCCGGAGGCACCGGTTCTGGAAAGACCACCTTCTTGAACGTGTTGTCCAGCTTCATACCGGGCCACGAGCGCATCGTGACCATCGAGGACGCTGCAGAGTTGCAGCTCAACCAGGAGCACGTGGTGCGCCTGGAGACGCGCCCGCCCAACGTGGAGGGCAAGGGTGCTGTTTCGCAACGCGAGCTTCTGATCAATGCCCTGCGTATGCGCCCGGACCGCATCATCGTGGGCGAGTGTCGTGGTGCTGAGGCCTTCGACATGCTTCAGGCCATGAACACCGGACACGACGGTTCGATGACCACGCTCCATGCCAATTCGCCGAGGGACGCCATGCGCCGGTTGGAGTCGATGGTGCTGATGGCCACTGCCAACCTCCCGGAAAGAGCCATCCGGGAATACATGGCCTCAGCCATCGACCTGGTGGTGCAAATCTCCC